The DNA region GATCGAGATCACCAGCGCGTTGAGCGGGTCGAACCGCACCACGAAGTCGCGCATCCGGCTCTGCCGGTCTCCCAGCACGGGCCGCATCACGGTGTCTTGCTCGGGGCTGTGGGTGGCGCCGAGGAAGTGCCCCAGCTCGTGCACCAGCAGCTCTGTGCGTTCGCGTTCGCTGAGGTGCTGCCCCCATTCGCGCATCAGCAGGTGCCGCTGGAGCGCGCCGCGGGTCCCTCCCAGGTGGGTGCGTCCGGTCACCGCCTCGTACTGGCTGGTGAACCCGATCGCGATCCGCGCCGGCTTGGGGTCGACCTCCTTCTCGAACTCCCGGAGCGAGTCGGTGAAGTCGCGGACGTTGTTGTCGGAGTTCCACTGGCCGTACCCGACCACCTCGAAGCGGACCCCCGAGTGGCGCTCGATGATGTCGGAGGCGGCCTCGACCCGCCGGCGGAACCTGGCCTGCCAGACCGCGGGCTGGGTCGCTTCTTCGTCATCGACCAGGATCACCACGGGGATCGTCAGCGGCTTGGCGGGGCGGTCGTCTCCGGGCAGCGGTCGATCGATGCGCGGCTGGTCGTCGCCGGGGAGCCCGATCTCGTGCAGCGAAGGCGCGGCGCCGGCGGCCTGGCCGATGAAGTAGGGGGTGTCAGGCTTCAGCGTGTAGATGCGGGGCGCGTCGCCGATGGTCACCCGCACCGGCCCATCGCCAAAGATGGGCTTCACGTCGCCGGGGGCGAGGGTCAGGTCGCTGGGGGGCTTGAGGTCGACCGAGACCCCCAGCGTGAGCGCGGCGGGGGTGCGGTTGGCGACGACCACCACGCCGGCGGGGCAGGGGAGGCACGCGGCGGCGAGCAGCAGAGCGATGGAAAGCTGGGTCTTGGGCATGTCATCCAGTGTAAACGAAACCTCGAGCGAGCCGGGGCGTCCCCGGCCCCGGAGCGTTAGAGAAACAGCAGCCACTAGCTACCCGCTCACCGATGCTCCGGGGGCGGGGACGCCCCGGCTCGCTCGGGAGTCTAGTGCGTTTCTAGCAGCGCATGCAGCTCCTGCATCGCGTACAGGTCGCGCTCGGCGCCCGTCTGGGCGAAGACCGCTTGCAGGTTCATCAGCATCCGGCTCAACCACTGATCGGGGGTCGCGGTCCTCAGCAGTTCTGGTGAGGGGGGGATCGGCTGGCCGGTTGTGGCGGTGATGCGTTGGAAGACCTCGCCCTCGTCCAGCAGGGCGCCGCCGTAGAAGGGGTCGACGTACATC from Pirellulimonas nuda includes:
- a CDS encoding M12 family metallo-peptidase produces the protein MPKTQLSIALLLAAACLPCPAGVVVVANRTPAALTLGVSVDLKPPSDLTLAPGDVKPIFGDGPVRVTIGDAPRIYTLKPDTPYFIGQAAGAAPSLHEIGLPGDDQPRIDRPLPGDDRPAKPLTIPVVILVDDEEATQPAVWQARFRRRVEAASDIIERHSGVRFEVVGYGQWNSDNNVRDFTDSLREFEKEVDPKPARIAIGFTSQYEAVTGRTHLGGTRGALQRHLLMREWGQHLSERERTELLVHELGHFLGATHSPEQDTVMRPVLGDRQSRMRDFVVRFDPLNALVISIVGEEMRRRGIDSLAALSPGARQRIGQVYQAIGLVFPEDPTVKRLAEMGTPKTAGQRPNKPFEAVFAAMLRAAAANQQQPMPAKDDALAELLVQSAATAAAPLGVDGPKAFLTAVGLGLGDAKLVARLPAAMGGRELGRAQLLGEPTLAGRRDLAQHFFVSAMVVANAGATAANAAGLAKEQSDSNGGSGFSFVDLAADRAGVRFAEAVLSGRLPLARVAGGFRAGMFMPDTTGLAEGLQAEAFEEQFGGVDDERFRAAQQDIEARINKLPPYWGG